A section of the Gallus gallus isolate bGalGal1 chromosome 4, bGalGal1.mat.broiler.GRCg7b, whole genome shotgun sequence genome encodes:
- the C1GALT1C1 gene encoding C1GALT1-specific chaperone 1 isoform X1, with protein MRAEGTMLSESSSFMKGVLLGGIFCVVVTLLGHVKIGHGTRAHHHEHHHIQAPNKEEVLNLSEDEQLELSQSIRVYCIVLVKPKDIGHWAAVKETWSKHCDKAEFYSSEDVKVFNAVVLNTNDMWTMMRKAYKITYERYKDEFNWFFLAYPTTFAIIENLKYFLLKKDPAQPFYIGHTMKSGDLEYVDGEGGIVLSIESLRRLSHVFEDSDKCPEQGGMIWKLSEDKQLAVCLKYTGVIAENAEDSEGKDVFNTKSVNALIKEAMASRPEQVVDGCCSDMAITFNGLSPNHMHVMMYGVYRLRPYGHTYSDALVFLPPAGSDND; from the exons ATGAGAGCAGAAG GAACAATGCTTTCCGAAAGCAGTTCTTTCATGAAGggcgtgctgctgggaggaatATTCTGCGTGGTGGTCACGCTTCTTGGACACGTTAAGATCGGCCACGGGACCAGAGCACATCATCACGAGCACCATCACATTCAGGCTCCCAACAAAGAAGAAGTGTTAAATCTTTCAGAAGATGAACAGCTGGAGCTCAGCCAGAGCATCCGCGTTTACTGCATCGTCCTCGTGAAACCCAAAGACATCGGGCACTGGGCTGCCGTGAAAGAGACGTGGAGCAAACACTGCGACAAGGCAGAGTTCTACAGCTCTGAGGACGTTAAAGTGTTCAACGCTGTAGTCCTCAACACAAATGATATGTGGACAATGATGAGAAAAGCTTACAAGATAACCTATGAGCGTTACAAAGATGAATTCAACTGGTTCTTCCTTGCCTATCCAACAACATTTGCTATTATTGAAAATCTCAAGTATTTCTTACTGAAGAAAGACCCCGCGCAGCCTTTTTACATAGGCCATACTATGAAATCTGGTGACCTGGAATACGTAGATGGTGAGGGAGGAATTGTTTTGAGCATTGAATCACTAAGACGACTCTCACATGTTTTTGAAGACTCTGACAAATGTCCAGAGCAAGGCGGTATGATTTGGAAGCTTTCTGAAGATAAACAACTAGCAGTATGCCTCAAGTATACTGGAGTGATTGCTGAAAATGCAGAGGACTCTGAAGGAAAGGATGTTTTTAACACTAAATCAGTCAATGCTCTCATTAAAGAGGCAATGGCTAGTCGGCCTGAGCAGGTGGTGGACGGCTGCTGCTCAGATATGGCCATCACTTTCAATGGACTGTCTCCCAACCACATGCATGTGATGATGTACGGCGTTTACAGGCTGCGGCCATACGGCCACACTTACAGTGATGCACTCGTCTTCTTACCCCCTGCAGGTTCAGACAATGACTGA
- the C1GALT1C1 gene encoding C1GALT1-specific chaperone 1: protein MLSESSSFMKGVLLGGIFCVVVTLLGHVKIGHGTRAHHHEHHHIQAPNKEEVLNLSEDEQLELSQSIRVYCIVLVKPKDIGHWAAVKETWSKHCDKAEFYSSEDVKVFNAVVLNTNDMWTMMRKAYKITYERYKDEFNWFFLAYPTTFAIIENLKYFLLKKDPAQPFYIGHTMKSGDLEYVDGEGGIVLSIESLRRLSHVFEDSDKCPEQGGMIWKLSEDKQLAVCLKYTGVIAENAEDSEGKDVFNTKSVNALIKEAMASRPEQVVDGCCSDMAITFNGLSPNHMHVMMYGVYRLRPYGHTYSDALVFLPPAGSDND from the coding sequence ATGCTTTCCGAAAGCAGTTCTTTCATGAAGggcgtgctgctgggaggaatATTCTGCGTGGTGGTCACGCTTCTTGGACACGTTAAGATCGGCCACGGGACCAGAGCACATCATCACGAGCACCATCACATTCAGGCTCCCAACAAAGAAGAAGTGTTAAATCTTTCAGAAGATGAACAGCTGGAGCTCAGCCAGAGCATCCGCGTTTACTGCATCGTCCTCGTGAAACCCAAAGACATCGGGCACTGGGCTGCCGTGAAAGAGACGTGGAGCAAACACTGCGACAAGGCAGAGTTCTACAGCTCTGAGGACGTTAAAGTGTTCAACGCTGTAGTCCTCAACACAAATGATATGTGGACAATGATGAGAAAAGCTTACAAGATAACCTATGAGCGTTACAAAGATGAATTCAACTGGTTCTTCCTTGCCTATCCAACAACATTTGCTATTATTGAAAATCTCAAGTATTTCTTACTGAAGAAAGACCCCGCGCAGCCTTTTTACATAGGCCATACTATGAAATCTGGTGACCTGGAATACGTAGATGGTGAGGGAGGAATTGTTTTGAGCATTGAATCACTAAGACGACTCTCACATGTTTTTGAAGACTCTGACAAATGTCCAGAGCAAGGCGGTATGATTTGGAAGCTTTCTGAAGATAAACAACTAGCAGTATGCCTCAAGTATACTGGAGTGATTGCTGAAAATGCAGAGGACTCTGAAGGAAAGGATGTTTTTAACACTAAATCAGTCAATGCTCTCATTAAAGAGGCAATGGCTAGTCGGCCTGAGCAGGTGGTGGACGGCTGCTGCTCAGATATGGCCATCACTTTCAATGGACTGTCTCCCAACCACATGCATGTGATGATGTACGGCGTTTACAGGCTGCGGCCATACGGCCACACTTACAGTGATGCACTCGTCTTCTTACCCCCTGCAGGTTCAGACAATGACTGA
- the MCTS1 gene encoding malignant T-cell-amplified sequence 1 — protein MFKKFDEKENVSNCIQLKTSVIKGIKNQLIDQFPVIEPWLNQIMPKKDPVKIVRCHEHIEILTVNGELLFFRQREGIFYPTLRLLHKYPFILPHQQVDKGAIKFVLSGANIMCPGLTSPGAKLYPAAVDTVVAIMAEGKQHALCVGVMKMSADDIEKVNKGIGIENIHYLNDGLWHMKTYK, from the exons ATGTTTAAAAA ATTTGATGAAAAGGAGAATGTATCGAACTGTATCCAGCTGAAGACTTCAGTTATTAAAGGTATTAAGAACCAACTGATAGACCAATTTCCTGTTATTGAACCATGGCTAAACCAAATTATGCCAAAGAAAGACCCTGTCAAAATAGTAAGATG TCATGAACATATAGAGATCCTCACTGTGAATGGAGAATTGCTGTTCTTTAGACAAAGAGAAGGGATTTTTTACCCAACTCTAAGATTACTTCACAAAT ATCCATTTATTCTACCACATCAGCAGGTTGATAAAGGAGCCATTAAATTTGTACTAAGTGGAGCTAATATAATGTGTCCTGGCCTGACGTCTCCTGGAGCAAAACTTTACCCTGCTGCCGTTGATACTGTTGTT GCAATAATGGCAGAGGGAAAACAACATGCATTATGTGTGGGAGTCATGAAGATGTCAGCTGATGACAT TGAGAAGGTCAACAAAGGGATTGGTATTGAAAATATCCACTATTTAAATGATGGTCTTTGGCATATGAAGACATACAAGTGA